One stretch of Candidatus Nanopelagicales bacterium DNA includes these proteins:
- the moaA gene encoding GTP 3',8-cyclase MoaA, translated as MTMRLLDGLGRVHRDLRVSLTDRCSLRCRYCMPAEGLPWLPSKDMITTEELLRLVQIAVGLGVREVRLTGGEPLLKPDVVEIVAHLAGLPNAPEISLTTNGMRLPGLASPLADAGLSRVNVSLDTLNRHTFRRLTMRDRLVDTLAGVSAARAAGLRPVKINTVLIRGVNDHEAPEMLAWAIADGLLLRFIEQMPLDPHKVWDRDEMVDGAEILQMLTDAGYELTPLPGRGSAPAEEWVVDDGPATVGIVASVTRPFCGACDRVRLTADGQWRNCLFAHEETDLRGLLRAGASDDEVAAAMVSSVSRKRAGHGMDKGGFLQPARPMSSIGG; from the coding sequence ATGACTATGAGGCTTCTCGACGGCCTCGGCCGTGTCCACCGGGACTTGCGGGTGTCCCTGACCGATCGCTGCTCGCTGCGATGCCGATACTGCATGCCCGCTGAGGGGCTGCCGTGGTTGCCATCCAAGGACATGATCACGACGGAGGAACTCCTGCGGTTGGTCCAGATCGCTGTCGGCTTGGGTGTGCGCGAGGTGAGGTTGACCGGAGGCGAGCCTCTGCTGAAGCCGGACGTAGTGGAGATCGTCGCCCATCTCGCTGGGTTGCCGAACGCTCCGGAGATCTCGCTGACCACGAACGGCATGCGGCTGCCCGGGCTGGCCTCTCCGCTGGCCGATGCGGGCTTGTCACGCGTCAACGTCAGCCTGGACACATTGAACCGTCACACTTTCCGCCGACTGACTATGAGGGATCGGCTCGTGGACACTCTCGCCGGAGTATCGGCGGCGAGGGCCGCTGGGCTGCGCCCGGTCAAGATCAACACTGTGTTGATCCGCGGGGTCAACGATCATGAAGCTCCCGAGATGCTCGCTTGGGCTATAGCTGATGGACTGCTTCTGCGCTTCATTGAGCAGATGCCGCTGGACCCGCACAAGGTGTGGGACCGGGACGAGATGGTTGACGGCGCCGAGATCCTCCAGATGCTCACGGATGCGGGGTACGAGCTCACTCCGCTTCCGGGTCGCGGTTCGGCCCCTGCCGAGGAGTGGGTGGTTGACGACGGACCGGCGACTGTCGGCATCGTGGCATCGGTGACCAGGCCGTTCTGCGGTGCCTGTGATCGCGTGAGGCTAACGGCTGACGGGCAGTGGCGAAACTGCTTGTTCGCACACGAGGAGACCGACCTGCGCGGCCTGCTTCGAGCTGGGGCGTCTGACGATGAGGTCGCGGCCGCGATGGTTTCATCCGTCTCGCGCAAGCGCGCGGGCCACGGCATGGACAAGGGCGGGTTCCTGCAACCAGCGCGGCCGATGTCATCGATCGGCGGGTGA